A portion of the Clostridium gelidum genome contains these proteins:
- a CDS encoding YitT family protein → MKIEKFKEYTIITVGIILVALSVEYFFAPNNIAAGGVTGAAIVINEIMPNLSIGIITLVLNVALFVVAFMFVDGNFGVKTVYSSLGLSIILWIIEKFLNPMAITKDLMMATIFGTLISAIGMALVFNENASTGGTDILAKILNKFFHLDIGKSLLMVDFIITFGSALVFGIDLALYSILSVILLGIIVDRLIEGFNICKSVFIISRHSDEISKFIIYTLDRGCTFLNGIGAYTGESNNILYAVLSRSQFIKLKKFIKEIDPEAFITVGEVHEVLGEGFGDLK, encoded by the coding sequence ATGAAAATAGAAAAATTTAAGGAATATACAATAATAACAGTAGGAATAATCTTAGTTGCTCTATCAGTAGAGTATTTTTTTGCACCTAATAATATTGCGGCAGGAGGAGTCACAGGGGCAGCTATAGTTATAAATGAAATTATGCCGAATCTATCAATTGGAATAATAACATTGGTATTAAATGTAGCATTATTTGTAGTTGCATTTATGTTTGTTGATGGGAATTTTGGAGTAAAAACAGTTTATAGTAGTTTGGGATTATCTATAATATTATGGATAATAGAAAAGTTTTTAAATCCAATGGCTATAACTAAAGATTTAATGATGGCTACTATTTTTGGAACTTTAATTTCAGCTATTGGTATGGCTCTTGTATTTAATGAAAATGCATCAACTGGAGGAACTGATATATTAGCGAAAATTCTGAATAAGTTTTTCCATTTAGATATAGGAAAATCTCTATTAATGGTTGATTTTATAATAACCTTTGGAAGTGCATTAGTATTCGGAATAGATTTAGCTTTATATTCTATATTAAGTGTAATATTGCTTGGAATAATAGTTGATAGACTTATAGAAGGATTTAATATATGTAAGAGTGTATTTATTATAAGTAGACACAGTGATGAAATAAGCAAGTTTATAATATACACTTTAGATCGCGGATGTACATTTTTAAATGGAATAGGAGCCTATACAGGTGAATCAAATAATATATTGTATGCTGTTTTAAGCAGAAGCCAATTTATAAAATTGAAGAAATTTATTAAAGAAATAGATCCTGAGGCTTTTATAACAGTAGGGGAAGTTCATGAAGTATTAGGTGAAGGGTTTGGTGATTTAAAGTGA
- a CDS encoding type II toxin-antitoxin system PemK/MazF family toxin: MANIVVKRGEIFYADLSPVIGSEQGGIRPVIIIQNDIGNRYSPTVIVAAITSQINKAKLPIHVEISSEEYGLNRDSVVLLEQIRTLDKRRLKEKIGHMTEADMKKVDKALLVSLNLN, from the coding sequence ATGGCAAACATTGTGGTAAAAAGAGGGGAAATTTTCTATGCGGATTTAAGTCCAGTCATAGGATCTGAGCAGGGTGGAATAAGACCTGTTATTATAATACAAAATGATATCGGGAATAGATATAGTCCTACTGTTATTGTGGCGGCAATAACATCTCAAATAAATAAAGCTAAATTACCTATTCATGTTGAGATTTCTTCAGAGGAATATGGGTTAAATAGAGATTCCGTTGTCTTATTAGAACAAATAAGAACATTAGATAAGAGAAGGTTAAAAGAAAAAATTGGACATATGACTGAAGCAGACATGAAAAAGGTTGATAAGGCATTATTAGTTAGCTTAAATTTAAATTAA
- a CDS encoding transketolase family protein: MGNKIATREAYGKALVKLSTLNENVVVLDADLSKSTKTADFKAVSPERFINMGIAEANMMGVAAGLSTCGKIPFASTFAMFAAGRAFEQIRNSICYPKLNVKVCATHAGLTVGEDGATHQSVEDISLMRSIPNMIVINPADAIETEAAILAVAEYNGPCYVRLGRLPVSVINNSENYRFEIGKGVTLAQGDDITIVATGMMVELALEAKDELAKDGINARVINIHTIKPIDRDLLIKAAKETGVIVTAEEHSVIGGLGSAVAEVVTEECPVPVLKVGIKDTFGESGKPNELVKVYGLTVEAIVEHSKKAISLKK, translated from the coding sequence ATGGGAAATAAAATAGCAACTAGAGAGGCTTATGGTAAAGCTTTAGTGAAACTTTCAACTTTAAATGAAAATGTTGTAGTTCTTGATGCGGATTTATCAAAATCAACTAAAACAGCAGACTTTAAAGCTGTTTCACCAGAAAGATTTATAAATATGGGAATAGCAGAAGCAAATATGATGGGAGTTGCAGCAGGTCTTTCAACTTGTGGGAAAATCCCATTTGCTAGTACTTTTGCAATGTTTGCAGCTGGAAGAGCTTTTGAGCAAATTAGAAATTCAATATGTTATCCAAAGCTAAATGTTAAGGTTTGTGCAACTCATGCAGGATTAACAGTTGGAGAAGATGGAGCGACGCATCAATCAGTTGAAGATATATCATTAATGAGAAGCATTCCGAATATGATAGTAATTAATCCAGCAGATGCTATAGAAACAGAAGCAGCAATACTAGCAGTGGCAGAATATAATGGTCCTTGTTATGTGAGATTGGGAAGATTACCAGTTAGTGTTATAAATAATTCAGAAAACTATAGATTTGAAATTGGAAAAGGTGTAACATTAGCACAAGGTGATGATATTACTATAGTGGCAACAGGAATGATGGTTGAATTAGCATTAGAAGCTAAAGATGAATTAGCTAAGGACGGAATTAATGCAAGAGTAATAAATATACATACAATAAAACCAATTGATAGAGATCTATTAATTAAAGCTGCGAAAGAAACTGGAGTAATAGTTACAGCGGAAGAACATAGTGTTATCGGTGGTTTAGGTTCAGCAGTTGCTGAAGTTGTAACAGAAGAATGTCCAGTTCCAGTATTAAAGGTTGGGATAAAAGATACTTTTGGTGAAAGTGGGAAGCCAAATGAACTAGTAAAAGTTTATGGGTTGACAGTTGAAGCTATAGTAGAGCATAGCAAAAAAGCTATTTCATTAAAGAAGTAA
- the ftsX gene encoding permease-like cell division protein FtsX gives MKINTITHFIKDAFTSLKRNRTISFASVITVLITFFVLGIFIMVAANISEGIANVQNKVELKIALKDGIKLIDQREIEIKLREIDGVKDVVYLSKEEEFKNLQATTNGNEGLLKGYTLQNNPFTGSYTVKLDAPEYASAVSEAIKDLEGVQSIEGQQKIVDKIIAIVNGIKAVGMGLFVILVGVSIFLIMNTTKLTVFSRRREVGIMKFVGATDWFIRWPFVIEGMVIGLIGATLACVGLFFAYNWLLKWLGSQLISMSLVPATYILTTLSWEFVLGGILVGGIASIIALRKFLIV, from the coding sequence ATGAAAATTAATACTATTACACATTTTATTAAAGATGCATTTACGAGTTTAAAGAGAAATAGAACTATTAGTTTTGCTTCAGTAATTACTGTTCTTATAACTTTCTTTGTATTAGGAATATTTATAATGGTTGCAGCTAATATAAGTGAAGGAATTGCTAATGTTCAAAATAAAGTTGAGCTTAAAATTGCTCTTAAAGACGGTATAAAACTTATTGATCAAAGAGAAATTGAAATAAAATTAAGAGAAATTGATGGAGTTAAAGATGTAGTGTATCTATCAAAAGAAGAGGAATTTAAAAACTTACAAGCTACTACAAACGGAAATGAAGGGTTACTAAAAGGATATACATTACAAAATAATCCATTTACAGGATCATATACAGTAAAATTAGATGCACCAGAATATGCATCTGCCGTAAGTGAAGCAATAAAAGATCTTGAAGGTGTTCAAAGCATTGAAGGTCAACAAAAAATAGTTGATAAGATTATAGCAATTGTAAATGGTATAAAAGCAGTTGGAATGGGTCTGTTTGTAATATTAGTGGGAGTTTCAATCTTCCTAATAATGAATACAACAAAACTAACTGTATTTTCAAGACGAAGAGAAGTTGGAATTATGAAATTTGTAGGTGCTACCGATTGGTTTATTAGATGGCCATTTGTTATAGAAGGTATGGTAATTGGATTAATTGGAGCGACCCTAGCATGTGTAGGATTATTTTTTGCATATAATTGGTTGCTTAAATGGCTTGGAAGTCAACTAATATCTATGAGCCTTGTACCAGCAACTTATATTTTAACAACATTATCATGGGAATTTGTGCTTGGTGGAATTTTAGTTGGTGGAATTGCCAGTATAATTGCATTAAGGAAGTTTTTGATAGTATAA
- a CDS encoding germination lipoprotein GerS-related protein produces MNLKKSLVNKKLIIGISVFIPIFIILLIIVCRNVIIPSNQDIINELKNTKCYSSKVEYVFKNSKSQFKESTIQYYSFDKGSRIEFKNGYNRVKVYKGEEIKVEENATDEYILDKNIDIIYPLAFIENVLSNPQDGDIKEVKADWGQGVYLQVDMKYSGKNKHLNKAELYVDKNKKVPVLLKILDDSNKERIIIFYKDFKKEKFLNDNLF; encoded by the coding sequence ATGAATTTGAAAAAAAGTTTAGTTAACAAAAAATTAATAATAGGAATCTCAGTTTTTATTCCGATATTTATAATCTTATTAATTATAGTATGTAGGAATGTAATTATACCTTCCAATCAAGATATAATAAATGAATTGAAAAATACAAAATGCTATAGTAGTAAAGTTGAATATGTATTTAAAAATTCAAAATCACAATTTAAGGAAAGCACAATACAGTATTATAGTTTTGATAAAGGATCAAGAATAGAATTTAAGAATGGATATAATCGAGTTAAGGTTTATAAAGGTGAAGAGATTAAAGTGGAGGAAAATGCAACTGATGAATACATTTTAGATAAAAATATAGATATAATCTATCCATTAGCATTTATAGAAAATGTTTTATCAAATCCACAGGACGGTGATATCAAAGAAGTTAAGGCTGATTGGGGTCAAGGCGTTTATTTACAAGTAGATATGAAGTATAGTGGTAAAAACAAACATTTAAATAAGGCGGAATTATATGTAGATAAAAATAAAAAAGTTCCAGTTTTATTGAAGATTTTAGATGATAGCAATAAAGAAAGAATTATAATATTTTACAAAGATTTTAAAAAGGAAAAATTTTTAAATGATAATTTATTTTAA
- a CDS encoding transketolase, which translates to MNKEYKLEEVSKLIRKDIVSMLTESASGHPGGSLSIADIMAVLFFKEMNIDTSKLNDPDRDRFVLSKGHAAPALYSALARKGYFKVDELKTLRQVGSRLQGHPNMNDLPGIDMSTGSLGQGISAAVGMAIAGKLDKKDYRVYTILGDGELEEGQVWEASMSAAHYKLDNLTAFIDNNGLQIDGNVEDVMNPGPIDKKFEAFGWNVLKINGHDYDEIINAIAKAKEFKGKPTAIICNTIKGKGVSFMENKAEWHGTAPSKEQCEQALKEIGGEN; encoded by the coding sequence ATGAATAAAGAATACAAACTTGAAGAAGTTTCAAAGCTAATAAGAAAAGATATAGTATCTATGCTTACAGAATCAGCATCAGGTCATCCGGGCGGATCTTTATCAATAGCTGATATTATGGCAGTATTATTTTTTAAAGAAATGAATATAGATACATCTAAATTAAATGATCCAGATAGAGATAGATTTGTTTTATCTAAGGGGCATGCAGCACCCGCATTATATAGTGCTTTAGCTAGAAAAGGATACTTTAAAGTAGACGAATTAAAAACATTAAGACAAGTTGGATCAAGATTACAAGGTCATCCTAATATGAATGATTTACCAGGAATTGATATGTCTACAGGGTCACTCGGACAAGGAATTTCTGCAGCAGTAGGAATGGCAATAGCAGGAAAACTTGATAAAAAAGATTATAGAGTATATACAATTCTAGGTGATGGTGAGCTTGAAGAAGGTCAAGTTTGGGAAGCATCAATGTCAGCAGCTCATTATAAACTAGATAATTTAACTGCATTTATAGATAATAATGGATTGCAAATAGATGGAAATGTAGAAGACGTAATGAATCCAGGGCCAATAGATAAGAAATTTGAAGCTTTTGGTTGGAATGTTTTAAAAATTAATGGTCATGATTATGATGAAATTATAAATGCAATTGCAAAGGCAAAGGAATTTAAAGGAAAACCAACTGCTATTATATGCAACACAATTAAAGGTAAGGGTGTTTCATTTATGGAAAATAAAGCAGAATGGCATGGAACTGCTCCAAGTAAAGAACAATGTGAGCAAGCATTAAAGGAAATTGGAGGGGAAAACTAA
- the ftsE gene encoding cell division ATP-binding protein FtsE yields the protein MIEFRGISKIYDNNVKALADINVEIEAGEFVFLVGPSGSGKSTFIKMILKEIEPTNGKIIVTDKDLSVITRKQIPYYRRKIGMVFQDFRLIPNLNIYENVAFAMRVVEASPKDIRRRVPMVLSLVGLSHKYKMFPNELSGGEQQRVSLARALVNNPSVLIADEPTGNLDPDTAREIMTLLEDINKAGTTILMATHAKEIVDYMKKRVIAIEKGEIARDEKRGKYEDEN from the coding sequence ATGATCGAATTTAGAGGAATATCTAAAATTTATGATAATAATGTAAAAGCCTTAGCAGACATTAACGTTGAGATTGAAGCAGGCGAATTTGTATTTTTAGTAGGACCAAGTGGATCTGGTAAATCCACATTTATAAAGATGATTTTAAAAGAAATTGAGCCTACTAATGGAAAGATAATAGTTACAGATAAAGACTTATCAGTTATTACTAGAAAACAAATACCCTATTACAGAAGAAAGATAGGAATGGTATTCCAAGATTTTAGATTGATACCAAACCTTAATATATATGAAAATGTTGCATTTGCAATGAGAGTTGTAGAAGCATCGCCAAAAGATATTAGAAGAAGAGTTCCAATGGTATTGTCTTTAGTTGGACTATCTCATAAATATAAAATGTTTCCAAATGAATTATCAGGAGGAGAGCAACAAAGGGTATCCCTTGCAAGAGCATTAGTTAATAATCCATCGGTCTTAATTGCAGATGAACCTACTGGTAACTTAGATCCTGATACAGCAAGAGAAATAATGACATTACTTGAAGATATAAATAAAGCAGGAACTACTATTTTAATGGCTACTCATGCTAAAGAAATTGTTGACTATATGAAAAAAAGAGTTATAGCCATTGAAAAAGGAGAAATTGCAAGAGACGAGAAAAGAGGTAAATACGAAGATGAAAATTAA